Proteins from a single region of Kocuria turfanensis:
- a CDS encoding phosphatase PAP2 family protein has product MAATFALAGLYMMALLTWQGPSILLALAVAFASGMVGLIIISPWWKISGHAMTAGSVAAIATLSWGPWGLLAIPVCAFVCISRVVLRAHTASQVMAGATFGVAVIGGIYAVTYRLLVG; this is encoded by the coding sequence ATGGCCGCCACCTTCGCCCTGGCGGGGCTCTATATGATGGCTTTGTTGACGTGGCAAGGTCCATCGATTCTGCTCGCCCTCGCTGTAGCTTTCGCCTCCGGGATGGTGGGGCTGATCATCATCAGCCCGTGGTGGAAGATCTCCGGACATGCCATGACGGCAGGGAGTGTGGCAGCCATTGCCACGTTGTCCTGGGGCCCATGGGGACTGTTAGCCATCCCGGTGTGTGCCTTCGTGTGCATCAGCCGGGTGGTGTTACGCGCCCATACCGCTAGTCAGGTGATGGCGGGGGCGACTTTCGGCGTGGCCGTCATCGGAGGAATCTACGCTGTGACGTACCGACTGCTAGTCGGGTAG